A single Anopheles arabiensis isolate DONGOLA chromosome X, AaraD3, whole genome shotgun sequence DNA region contains:
- the LOC120906582 gene encoding post-GPI attachment to proteins factor 2-like — MDATVDGRVPPDDPARTATSAPPNCPHRPQEQHHPQPHQPQWNLTTDNAHASLPGAIQRKSRSNDRSKERAEPGAALEPADHYGDDGGGPRGRGSSDKLVVHLIIGFRDICVFTLVLPLGTLFVCFVSAYVFQPEEIHETHCRVYNIIPSISAITGVSPQRYLWRVSIALHIGPRFIIAFVYRNWYRAMVAGLNDPARVTKACRMINIVYWLNLVEISALCGVTYISNKENYPLHEKVFIIFMTTSLSYMLATLKLLKILQPDGPQTPNEESSLRYKQAFFALSIASTVGLILFFLKHRFLCQDLAFSWFALCEYIVASANMGFHCTTMLDFPTEHFLIAQNAKQYKKQQTSLGWKVD; from the exons ATGGACGCGACGGTCGATGGGCGGGTGCCGCCGGACGATCCGGCCCGGACGGCCACCAGCGCGCCGCCCAACTGTCCCCACAGACCGCAGGAGCAGCATCACCCCCAGCCGCACCAACCGCAGTGGAATTTGACGACGGACAACGCACACGCCAGCCTCCCCGGTGCCATCCAGCGAAAGTCGCGCAGCAACGACCGCAGCAAAGAGCGGGCCGAACCCGGCGCCGCCCTCGAGCCGGCCGACCACTACGGGGACGATGGCGGAGGGCCCCGGGGCAGGGGCTCCAGCGATAAG CTTGTGGTGCACCTCATCATTGGCTTCCGTGATATCTGCGTGTTTACACTAGTGCTACCGCTCGGTACCTTGTTCGTATGTTTCGTCTCCGCTTACGTCTTCCAGCCAGAGGAAATTCACGAGACGCACTGTCGG GTGTACAACATCATACCGTCAATCAGTGCCATCACTGGCGTTAGTCCACAGCGGTACCTGTGGCGTGTGTCGATCGCACTCCACATCGGGCCGCGCTTCATCATTGCCTTCGTCTACCGGAACTGGTACCGTGCCATGGTTGCCGGACTGAACGATCCCGCC CGTGTGACGAAAGCCTGCAGGATGATAAACATCGTCTACTGGCTGAATTTGGTCGAGATCAGTGCACTATGCGGTGTCACCTACATCTCCAACAAGGAAAACTATC CACTGCACGAGAAGGTGTTCATCATCTTCATGACAACCTCGCTGTCCTACATGCTGGCGACGCTGAAGCTGCTCAAGATCCTGCAGCCGGACGGGCCGCAAACACCGAATGAGGAGTCGTCGCTGCGCTACAAGCAAGCCTTCTTTGCCCTCTCGATCGCGAGCACGGTCGGGTTGATACTGTTTTTCCTGAAGCATCGCTTCCTGTGCCAGGATCTCG CATTCAGCTGGTTCGCACTGTGCGAGTACATCGTCGCGTCCGCCAACATGGGCTTTCACTGCACCACGATGCTGGACTTCCCGACCGAGCACTTTCTGATTGCCCAAAACGCGAAGCAGTACAAGAAGCAGCAAACGTCGCTCGGCTGGAAAGTGGACTGA